One region of Oncorhynchus tshawytscha isolate Ot180627B unplaced genomic scaffold, Otsh_v2.0 Un_contig_17120_pilon_pilon, whole genome shotgun sequence genomic DNA includes:
- the LOC121842574 gene encoding inactive serine protease PAMR1-like, translated as CGQLPAAFSPQNLTEIGWPWHAAIYLRSHIIRRAGSGLQTAPEEASSPWQLACSGALVTQLSVLVAAQCLVVAGVGKPQWVDPANIKVVMGMHSPGQMRTLKQLQVSSVLVHPSFDPVTLDSDLAVLKLRDKAKISERVLPVCLPKMQGGEVTATQGYATGWLLASDSRSSSKPSLDAETAQTGVVELGDVVQCERQFAQSGAPVTITDNMLCAMRHPLNPTKPCPTVSAGITIIPSPATKPSSGPSGGQGDDSVVWELLALESFGYEKWNCGPGLYTVHTRINNFKHWIQKNMK; from the exons TGTGTGGTCAACTCCCAGCAGCCTTCAGCCCTCAGAACCTCACTGAGATTGGATGGCCCTGGCATGCAGCCATCTACCTCCGCTCCCACATCATCCGCAGAGCTGGCTCTGGCCTACAGACGGCACCAGAGGAGGCCTCCTCTCCCTGGCAGCTGGCGTGCAGTGGAGCACTAGTCACCCAGCTCAGTGTGCTGGTGGCAGCTCAGTGCCTGGTGGTGGCAGGAGTGGGCAAGCCGCAGTGGGTTGATCCAGCCAACATTAAAGTGGTGATGGGAATGCACAGCCCGGGCCAGATGAGGACACTGAAACAACTGCAG gtttCCTCTGTCCTGGTCCATCCCAGCTTTGATCCTGTGACACTGGACTCGGACCTGGCCGTTCTGAAGCTACGGGACAAGGCCAAGATCAGTGAGCGTGTGCTGCCCGTGTGTCTCCCCAAAATGCAAGGCGGGGAGGTGACCGCCACACAGGGCTATGCCACAGGCTGGCTCCTTGCATCTGACTCAAGGTCCAGTTCCAAACCCAGCCTAGACGCCGAGACAGCCCAGACTGGAGTAGTCGAGCTGGGGGATGTCGTTCAGTGCGAGAGGCAGTTTGCTCAGAGCGGGGCCCCTGTCACCATTACTGACAATATGCTGTGTGCAATGCGCCACCCTCTCAATCCCACCAAGCCTTGTCCCACTGTCAGTGCAGGCATTACAATCATACCATCTCCTGCCACTAAGCCATCATCGGGTCCTTCGGGGGGACAGGGGGATGATAGTGTTGTCTGGGAGCTTCTGGCATTAGAAAGTTTTGGTTATGAGAAATGGAACTGTGGCCCAGGGCTTTACACAGTCCATACCCGGATAAACAACTTCAAACACTGGATACAGAAAAACATGAAGTAG